Proteins from one Coffea arabica cultivar ET-39 chromosome 8c, Coffea Arabica ET-39 HiFi, whole genome shotgun sequence genomic window:
- the LOC113706233 gene encoding protein HAPLESS 2-like has translation MNPLYQFLVLLITSSLSLHPISTIQILSKSKLVKCEKTSDSIDNLNCTQKVVIDLAVPNESSGREASMVAEIVEVEENSSSNMRTLRVPPVITVNKSAAYALYKLTYIRDVAYKPVEYYVQTRKCEPDAGADVVQICERLRDEKGHIIEHTQPTCCPCGDQRRVPSSCGNFFDKMIKGKANTAHCLRFPGDWFHVFGVGQSSVGFTIQVEVKTRSRISEVILGPENRTATSSDNFLKANLVGDYVGYTSIPSFENYYLVVPRQGGHGQPQNLGNNFSMWMLLERVRFTLDGLECDKIGVGYGAFNGQPDFCSSPYWSCLHNQLWNFWDADQNRISRNQVPLYSVQGRFERINQHPNAGGQALSIGITEVLNTNLLIELSADDIEYVYQRSPGKILNIAVPTFEALTQFGTATITTKNIGEVEASYSLTFDCSTGVSKMEEQFYIMKPNEIVTRSFKLYPTSDQASRYVCAAILKDSGFSEVDRAECQFTTTSTVVDNGSQIPFQPPKTSINGFFESVEELWNKLWDGLKDFITGKSCRNKCSGFFDFGCHVQYICMSWVVLFGLLLALFPTVVVLFWLLHHKGLFDPLYDWLEDHLWTPERRRGGKWKLVATPNSSKLHLRKKHEEGFDRHHPNKRRSSTHSLHRHNHLMGDIDYHYHLHHVHKDRHSKHGKTKSSGTSSQGHFGRVKNDKFGHRRRAKEIEMIEGITKGKRYHDGNREKLKHTSVPLDDMYYNVHGKWKD, from the exons ATGAATCCGCTCTATCAATTCCTCGTACTTCTAATCACTTCCTCCCTCTCTCTTCATCCCATTTCCACAATCCAAATCCTATCAAAATCCAAACTTGTAAAGTGTGAAAAAACTTCTGATTCCATTGACAACCTCaattgcactcaaaaggttgttATTGACTTAGCAGTCCCCAATGAATCA AGTGGGAGGGAGGCTTCAATGGTAGCCGAGATTGTTGAAGTGGAAGAGAATTCAAGTAGCAACATGAGGACTCTCAGGGTCCCACCTGTGATTACTGTTAACAAATCTGCTGCCTATGCTTTATACAAGTTGACTTATATAAGA GATGTTGCTTACAAGCCGGTGGAGTATTATGTTCAGACTCGTAAATGTGAGCCAGATGCTGGGGCAGATGTCGTGCAGATATGTGAGAG GTTGCGAGATGAGAAAGGGCATATCATTGAGCACACTCAG CCTACCTGTTGCCCTTGTGGAGACCAGCGTAGGGTGCCTTCTTCCTGCGGAAACTTTT TTGACAAGATgataaaagggaaggcaaaCACAGCACATTGTCTTCGGTTTCCAGGTGATTG GTTCCATGTATTTGGTGTTGGACAGAGCTCAGTTGGATTTACTATACAAGTCGAAGTTAAGACGAGATCTAGAATATCA GAAGTGATATTGGGTCCTGAAAATAGAACTGCAACATCAAGTGATAATTTTCTGAAGGCTAATCTTGTTGGAGATTATGTTGGTTACACAAGTATTCCATCATTTGAGAATTACTATCTTGTTGTCCCAAGACAG GGTGGCCATGGTCAACCGCAGAATCTTGGAAACAACTTTTCTATGTGGATGCTGCTTGAAAGAGTCAGGTTTACGCTGGATGGTCTTGAATGTGATAAAATTGGTGTTGGCTACGGGGCTTTCAATGGACAACCAGATTTTTGTTCCTCACCATATTGGAGTTGCCTTCATAATCAGCTCTGGAACTTTTGGGAT GCCGACCAGAACAGAATTAGTAGAAATCAGGTGCCACTTTATTCTGTGCAAGGAAGGTTTGAACGGATAAACCAGCATCCA AATGCAGGTGGTCAGGCGTTATCCATAGGAATCACTGAGGTTCTGAATACTAACCTCTTGATTGAATTGAGTGCTGACGATATAGAATATGTCTACCAGAG GAGTCCGGGGAAAATATTAAACATTGCTGTACCAACTTTTGAAGCCCTGACTCAATTTGGGACAGCAACAATCACAACAAAAAACATTGGTGAAGTAGAAGCATCCTACAGCCTAACG TTTGATTGCTCAACAGGTGTCAGCAAAATGGAG GAACAATTTTACATAATGAAGCCAAATGAAATAGTGACAAGATCGTTCAAACTTTACCCAACATCTGATCAAGCATCAAGATATGTCTGTGCAG CCATACTAAAGGACTCAGGTTTTAGTGAAGTTGATCGAGCTGAGTGCCAATTCACAACAACATCTACTGTTGTTGATAATGGCTCCCAG ATTCCATTCCAACCTCCGAAGACGAGTATAAATGGTTTCTTTGAATCTGTCGAGGAGCTTTGGAACAAATTGTGGGATGGTCTAAAAGATTTTATCACTGGAAAAAGTTGCAG AAACAAATGCTCTGGTTTTTTTGACTTTGGATGTCATGTACAATACATCTGTATGAGCTGGGTGGTGTTGTTTGGTCTTCTATTGGCATTATTTCCAACAG TTGTAGTGCTCTTTTGGCTTTTACATCATAAAGGGCTATTTGATCCTTTGTATGACTGGTTAGAAGACCATCTTTGGACTCCAGAAAGAAGAAGAGGTGGCAAGTGGAAGCTTGTTGCTACTCCTAACTCGTCAAAACTGCATTTGAGAAAGAAGCATGAAGAAGGGTTTGACAGACatcatccaaataaaaggcGGAGCAGTACTCACAGTCTTCACAGGCACAATCATTTAATGGGAGATATCGATTACCATTATCATCTTCACCATGTTCATAAAGACAGGCACAGCAAACATGGAAAAACAAAGAGTTCAGGCACCTCATCCCAAGGTCATTTTGGTAGAGTGAAGAATGACAAGTTTGGTCACCGCAGACGagcaaaagaaattgaaatgaTTGAAGGAATTACTAAAGGCAAGAGGTACCATGATGGAAACAGAGAAAAGTTGAAGCATACAAGTGTCCCCTTGGATGATATGTATTATAATGTTCATGGCAAGTGGAAAGACTGA
- the LOC140004145 gene encoding probable NOT transcription complex subunit VIP2 isoform X2 yields MNGSNSNNPDATGRAFPSQTGSGNMQGLHGIHGNFNISNMGGTFGSRNSAMLSGPPGGVQQVSGSGSSGRFTINNLPAALSQLSLASSHGHPGVTNNGGSGALPNLGNSGRVANPMANYVSGGNIARGLGSGGGSNLAGVASRLNLTDPQVVSMLGNSYPASGVPLSHNHFPAGNGPYTSLLLNDLNVHEDTTFDMNDFPQLAGRPSSTGGSQGQIGFLRKQNVGFSQQNQEFSIQNEDFPALPGYKGGNVEFPMNIHQKEQIHNMSSMMHPQNMPLGRSAGVNFGGASSSHYQQAQQHASSTNGSGLSFLPSKYQNYQDIHFHDPEARSVGQPASGSGPTNLSNSVPGMAPYEQLTQQYQQFQKHSNFRMGTPYRDQDFKTQATPAPADKFGMLGLLNIIKMVDPPLTSLALGTDLTTLGLNLNSSESIHKKFASPWSEEPAKGEPEYSIPTCYYAEQLLALKQSCFSKFRPETLFYIFYSMPKDEAQLYAANELYNRGWLYHRELRLWLARTKNMEPLVKTPTYERGSYFSFDPNTWETVRKDNFVLQYDMIERRPVIPQQ; encoded by the exons ATGAACGGATCAAATTCAAATAATCCAGATGCTACTGGAAGAGCTTTTCCATCCCAGACTGGTTCTG GAAACATGCAAGGGCTCCATGGGATCCATGGGAACTTTAACATCTCCAACATGGGTGGTACATTTGGATCAAGAAATTCAGCAATGCTTTCTGGACCACCAGGTGGCGTTCAGCAAGTTTCAGGCAGTGGGTCTAGTGGGCGATTCACAATAAATAATCTCCCCGCTGCACTTTCTCAG CTCTCTCTTGCGAGCTCACATGGGCACCCAGGTGTAACAAACAATGGAG GTTCAGGGGCATTACCAAATCTAGGAAATTCAGGCCGTGTGGCAAACCCTATGGCTAATTATGTTAGTGGGGGCAATATTGCCAGGGGTTTAGGCTCTGGAGGAGGATCGAACTTGGCTGGTGTTGCTTCTCGCTTAAATTTGACAG ACCCACAGGTGGTATCTATGCTAGGCAATTCTTATCCTGCTTCTGGTGTGCCGCTTTCCCATAACCATTTCCCTGCTGGGAATGGTCCTTATACTTCTTTGTTGCTAAATGATTTGAATGTTCATGAGGATACCACTTTTGATATGAATGACTTCCCCCAGCTTGCGGGACGTCCATCTTCCACTGGTGGTTCTCAGGGACAGATAG GTTTTCTACGAAAGCAAAATGTTGGGTTCAGTCAACAAAATCAAGAGTTCAGCATTCAGAATGAAGATTTTCCTGCTCTGCCGGGATATAAAG GTGGCAATGTTGAGTTCCCCATGAACATTCATCAAAAAGAACAGATCCACAATATGTCGTCTATGATGCATCCCCAAAATATGCCC TTGGGAAGGTCAGCAGGTGTAAACTTTGGAGGAGCAAGCTCATCGCATTATCAGCAAGCACAGCAACATGCTTCTTCAACCAATGGCTCTGGGCTGTCTTTTCTACCTTCCAAGTATCAGAATTATCAGGACATCCACTTCCATGACCCTGAG GCTCGAAGTGTCGGACAGCCTGCCTCTGGATCGGGCCCTACAAATTTGTCCAACTCAGTTCCTGGTATGGCGCCATATGAACAACTTACTCAGCAGTATCAACAATTCCAAAAGCACTCCAATTTTCGCATGGGCACTCCATATAGAGATCAGGATTTTAAAACGCAGGCAACACCAGCTCCTGCTGATAAATTTGGAATGCTTGGTTTGTTGAACATCATAAAGATGGTTGACCCTCCCTTGACGTCACTTGCTCTGGGAACTGACCTAACCACTCTTGGTTTAAATTTGAACTCATCAGAGAGTATTCACAAAAAGTTTGCATCTCCATGGTCTGAAGAGCCTGCCAAAGGAGAGCCTGAGTACAGCATCCCAACATGTTATTACGCTGAGCAACTTCTGGCACTGAAA CAaagttgtttttcaaaattccGGCCAGAGACGTTGTTTTATATTTTCTACAG CATGCCAAAAGATGAGGCACAACTTTATGCTGCAAATGAGCT ATACAACAGAGGATGGTTGTACCATAGAGAGCTTCGTTTGTGGCTTGCAAGGACAAAAAATATGGAGCCTCTTGTTAAGACGCCCACTTATGAGAGAGGGAGCTACTTTTCTTTTGATCCTAATACGTGGGAGACAGTGAGAAAG GATAACTTTGTTTTGCAGTACGACATGATTGAGAGAAGACCAGTGATTCCCCAGCAGTAG
- the LOC140004145 gene encoding probable NOT transcription complex subunit VIP2 isoform X1, translating to MQSGMNGSNSNNPDATGRAFPSQTGSGNMQGLHGIHGNFNISNMGGTFGSRNSAMLSGPPGGVQQVSGSGSSGRFTINNLPAALSQLSLASSHGHPGVTNNGGSGALPNLGNSGRVANPMANYVSGGNIARGLGSGGGSNLAGVASRLNLTDPQVVSMLGNSYPASGVPLSHNHFPAGNGPYTSLLLNDLNVHEDTTFDMNDFPQLAGRPSSTGGSQGQIGFLRKQNVGFSQQNQEFSIQNEDFPALPGYKGGNVEFPMNIHQKEQIHNMSSMMHPQNMPLGRSAGVNFGGASSSHYQQAQQHASSTNGSGLSFLPSKYQNYQDIHFHDPEARSVGQPASGSGPTNLSNSVPGMAPYEQLTQQYQQFQKHSNFRMGTPYRDQDFKTQATPAPADKFGMLGLLNIIKMVDPPLTSLALGTDLTTLGLNLNSSESIHKKFASPWSEEPAKGEPEYSIPTCYYAEQLLALKQSCFSKFRPETLFYIFYSMPKDEAQLYAANELYNRGWLYHRELRLWLARTKNMEPLVKTPTYERGSYFSFDPNTWETVRKDNFVLQYDMIERRPVIPQQ from the exons ATGCAGTCTGGAATGAACGGATCAAATTCAAATAATCCAGATGCTACTGGAAGAGCTTTTCCATCCCAGACTGGTTCTG GAAACATGCAAGGGCTCCATGGGATCCATGGGAACTTTAACATCTCCAACATGGGTGGTACATTTGGATCAAGAAATTCAGCAATGCTTTCTGGACCACCAGGTGGCGTTCAGCAAGTTTCAGGCAGTGGGTCTAGTGGGCGATTCACAATAAATAATCTCCCCGCTGCACTTTCTCAG CTCTCTCTTGCGAGCTCACATGGGCACCCAGGTGTAACAAACAATGGAG GTTCAGGGGCATTACCAAATCTAGGAAATTCAGGCCGTGTGGCAAACCCTATGGCTAATTATGTTAGTGGGGGCAATATTGCCAGGGGTTTAGGCTCTGGAGGAGGATCGAACTTGGCTGGTGTTGCTTCTCGCTTAAATTTGACAG ACCCACAGGTGGTATCTATGCTAGGCAATTCTTATCCTGCTTCTGGTGTGCCGCTTTCCCATAACCATTTCCCTGCTGGGAATGGTCCTTATACTTCTTTGTTGCTAAATGATTTGAATGTTCATGAGGATACCACTTTTGATATGAATGACTTCCCCCAGCTTGCGGGACGTCCATCTTCCACTGGTGGTTCTCAGGGACAGATAG GTTTTCTACGAAAGCAAAATGTTGGGTTCAGTCAACAAAATCAAGAGTTCAGCATTCAGAATGAAGATTTTCCTGCTCTGCCGGGATATAAAG GTGGCAATGTTGAGTTCCCCATGAACATTCATCAAAAAGAACAGATCCACAATATGTCGTCTATGATGCATCCCCAAAATATGCCC TTGGGAAGGTCAGCAGGTGTAAACTTTGGAGGAGCAAGCTCATCGCATTATCAGCAAGCACAGCAACATGCTTCTTCAACCAATGGCTCTGGGCTGTCTTTTCTACCTTCCAAGTATCAGAATTATCAGGACATCCACTTCCATGACCCTGAG GCTCGAAGTGTCGGACAGCCTGCCTCTGGATCGGGCCCTACAAATTTGTCCAACTCAGTTCCTGGTATGGCGCCATATGAACAACTTACTCAGCAGTATCAACAATTCCAAAAGCACTCCAATTTTCGCATGGGCACTCCATATAGAGATCAGGATTTTAAAACGCAGGCAACACCAGCTCCTGCTGATAAATTTGGAATGCTTGGTTTGTTGAACATCATAAAGATGGTTGACCCTCCCTTGACGTCACTTGCTCTGGGAACTGACCTAACCACTCTTGGTTTAAATTTGAACTCATCAGAGAGTATTCACAAAAAGTTTGCATCTCCATGGTCTGAAGAGCCTGCCAAAGGAGAGCCTGAGTACAGCATCCCAACATGTTATTACGCTGAGCAACTTCTGGCACTGAAA CAaagttgtttttcaaaattccGGCCAGAGACGTTGTTTTATATTTTCTACAG CATGCCAAAAGATGAGGCACAACTTTATGCTGCAAATGAGCT ATACAACAGAGGATGGTTGTACCATAGAGAGCTTCGTTTGTGGCTTGCAAGGACAAAAAATATGGAGCCTCTTGTTAAGACGCCCACTTATGAGAGAGGGAGCTACTTTTCTTTTGATCCTAATACGTGGGAGACAGTGAGAAAG GATAACTTTGTTTTGCAGTACGACATGATTGAGAGAAGACCAGTGATTCCCCAGCAGTAG
- the LOC140004145 gene encoding probable NOT transcription complex subunit VIP2 isoform X3 gives MLLEELFHPRLVLQLAGNMQGLHGIHGNFNISNMGGTFGSRNSAMLSGPPGGVQQVSGSGSSGRFTINNLPAALSQLSLASSHGHPGVTNNGGSGALPNLGNSGRVANPMANYVSGGNIARGLGSGGGSNLAGVASRLNLTDPQVVSMLGNSYPASGVPLSHNHFPAGNGPYTSLLLNDLNVHEDTTFDMNDFPQLAGRPSSTGGSQGQIGFLRKQNVGFSQQNQEFSIQNEDFPALPGYKGGNVEFPMNIHQKEQIHNMSSMMHPQNMPLGRSAGVNFGGASSSHYQQAQQHASSTNGSGLSFLPSKYQNYQDIHFHDPEARSVGQPASGSGPTNLSNSVPGMAPYEQLTQQYQQFQKHSNFRMGTPYRDQDFKTQATPAPADKFGMLGLLNIIKMVDPPLTSLALGTDLTTLGLNLNSSESIHKKFASPWSEEPAKGEPEYSIPTCYYAEQLLALKQSCFSKFRPETLFYIFYSMPKDEAQLYAANELYNRGWLYHRELRLWLARTKNMEPLVKTPTYERGSYFSFDPNTWETVRKDNFVLQYDMIERRPVIPQQ, from the exons ATGCTACTGGAAGAGCTTTTCCATCCCAGACTGGTTCTG CAACTTGCAGGAAACATGCAAGGGCTCCATGGGATCCATGGGAACTTTAACATCTCCAACATGGGTGGTACATTTGGATCAAGAAATTCAGCAATGCTTTCTGGACCACCAGGTGGCGTTCAGCAAGTTTCAGGCAGTGGGTCTAGTGGGCGATTCACAATAAATAATCTCCCCGCTGCACTTTCTCAG CTCTCTCTTGCGAGCTCACATGGGCACCCAGGTGTAACAAACAATGGAG GTTCAGGGGCATTACCAAATCTAGGAAATTCAGGCCGTGTGGCAAACCCTATGGCTAATTATGTTAGTGGGGGCAATATTGCCAGGGGTTTAGGCTCTGGAGGAGGATCGAACTTGGCTGGTGTTGCTTCTCGCTTAAATTTGACAG ACCCACAGGTGGTATCTATGCTAGGCAATTCTTATCCTGCTTCTGGTGTGCCGCTTTCCCATAACCATTTCCCTGCTGGGAATGGTCCTTATACTTCTTTGTTGCTAAATGATTTGAATGTTCATGAGGATACCACTTTTGATATGAATGACTTCCCCCAGCTTGCGGGACGTCCATCTTCCACTGGTGGTTCTCAGGGACAGATAG GTTTTCTACGAAAGCAAAATGTTGGGTTCAGTCAACAAAATCAAGAGTTCAGCATTCAGAATGAAGATTTTCCTGCTCTGCCGGGATATAAAG GTGGCAATGTTGAGTTCCCCATGAACATTCATCAAAAAGAACAGATCCACAATATGTCGTCTATGATGCATCCCCAAAATATGCCC TTGGGAAGGTCAGCAGGTGTAAACTTTGGAGGAGCAAGCTCATCGCATTATCAGCAAGCACAGCAACATGCTTCTTCAACCAATGGCTCTGGGCTGTCTTTTCTACCTTCCAAGTATCAGAATTATCAGGACATCCACTTCCATGACCCTGAG GCTCGAAGTGTCGGACAGCCTGCCTCTGGATCGGGCCCTACAAATTTGTCCAACTCAGTTCCTGGTATGGCGCCATATGAACAACTTACTCAGCAGTATCAACAATTCCAAAAGCACTCCAATTTTCGCATGGGCACTCCATATAGAGATCAGGATTTTAAAACGCAGGCAACACCAGCTCCTGCTGATAAATTTGGAATGCTTGGTTTGTTGAACATCATAAAGATGGTTGACCCTCCCTTGACGTCACTTGCTCTGGGAACTGACCTAACCACTCTTGGTTTAAATTTGAACTCATCAGAGAGTATTCACAAAAAGTTTGCATCTCCATGGTCTGAAGAGCCTGCCAAAGGAGAGCCTGAGTACAGCATCCCAACATGTTATTACGCTGAGCAACTTCTGGCACTGAAA CAaagttgtttttcaaaattccGGCCAGAGACGTTGTTTTATATTTTCTACAG CATGCCAAAAGATGAGGCACAACTTTATGCTGCAAATGAGCT ATACAACAGAGGATGGTTGTACCATAGAGAGCTTCGTTTGTGGCTTGCAAGGACAAAAAATATGGAGCCTCTTGTTAAGACGCCCACTTATGAGAGAGGGAGCTACTTTTCTTTTGATCCTAATACGTGGGAGACAGTGAGAAAG GATAACTTTGTTTTGCAGTACGACATGATTGAGAGAAGACCAGTGATTCCCCAGCAGTAG
- the LOC140004145 gene encoding probable NOT transcription complex subunit VIP2 isoform X4, with protein MQSGMNGSNSNNPDATGRAFPSQTGSGNMQGLHGIHGNFNISNMGGTFGSRNSAMLSGPPGGVQQVSGSGSSGRFTINNLPAALSQLSLASSHGHPGVTNNGGSGALPNLGNSGRVANPMANYVSGGNIARGLGSGGGSNLAGVASRLNLTDPQVVSMLGNSYPASGVPLSHNHFPAGNGPYTSLLLNDLNVHEDTTFDMNDFPQLAGRPSSTGGSQGQIGFLRKQNVGFSQQNQEFSIQNEDFPALPGYKGGNVEFPMNIHQKEQIHNMSSMMHPQNMPLGRSAGVNFGGASSSHYQQAQQHASSTNGSGLSFLPSKYQNYQDIHFHDPEARSVGQPASGSGPTNLSNSVPGMAPYEQLTQQYQQFQKHSNFRMGTPYRDQDFKTQATPAPADKFGMLGLLNIIKMVDPPLTSLALGTDLTTLGLNLNSSESIHKKFASPWSEEPAKGEPEYSIPTCYYAEQLLALKQSCFSKFRPETLFYIFYRYNRGWLYHRELRLWLARTKNMEPLVKTPTYERGSYFSFDPNTWETVRKDNFVLQYDMIERRPVIPQQ; from the exons ATGCAGTCTGGAATGAACGGATCAAATTCAAATAATCCAGATGCTACTGGAAGAGCTTTTCCATCCCAGACTGGTTCTG GAAACATGCAAGGGCTCCATGGGATCCATGGGAACTTTAACATCTCCAACATGGGTGGTACATTTGGATCAAGAAATTCAGCAATGCTTTCTGGACCACCAGGTGGCGTTCAGCAAGTTTCAGGCAGTGGGTCTAGTGGGCGATTCACAATAAATAATCTCCCCGCTGCACTTTCTCAG CTCTCTCTTGCGAGCTCACATGGGCACCCAGGTGTAACAAACAATGGAG GTTCAGGGGCATTACCAAATCTAGGAAATTCAGGCCGTGTGGCAAACCCTATGGCTAATTATGTTAGTGGGGGCAATATTGCCAGGGGTTTAGGCTCTGGAGGAGGATCGAACTTGGCTGGTGTTGCTTCTCGCTTAAATTTGACAG ACCCACAGGTGGTATCTATGCTAGGCAATTCTTATCCTGCTTCTGGTGTGCCGCTTTCCCATAACCATTTCCCTGCTGGGAATGGTCCTTATACTTCTTTGTTGCTAAATGATTTGAATGTTCATGAGGATACCACTTTTGATATGAATGACTTCCCCCAGCTTGCGGGACGTCCATCTTCCACTGGTGGTTCTCAGGGACAGATAG GTTTTCTACGAAAGCAAAATGTTGGGTTCAGTCAACAAAATCAAGAGTTCAGCATTCAGAATGAAGATTTTCCTGCTCTGCCGGGATATAAAG GTGGCAATGTTGAGTTCCCCATGAACATTCATCAAAAAGAACAGATCCACAATATGTCGTCTATGATGCATCCCCAAAATATGCCC TTGGGAAGGTCAGCAGGTGTAAACTTTGGAGGAGCAAGCTCATCGCATTATCAGCAAGCACAGCAACATGCTTCTTCAACCAATGGCTCTGGGCTGTCTTTTCTACCTTCCAAGTATCAGAATTATCAGGACATCCACTTCCATGACCCTGAG GCTCGAAGTGTCGGACAGCCTGCCTCTGGATCGGGCCCTACAAATTTGTCCAACTCAGTTCCTGGTATGGCGCCATATGAACAACTTACTCAGCAGTATCAACAATTCCAAAAGCACTCCAATTTTCGCATGGGCACTCCATATAGAGATCAGGATTTTAAAACGCAGGCAACACCAGCTCCTGCTGATAAATTTGGAATGCTTGGTTTGTTGAACATCATAAAGATGGTTGACCCTCCCTTGACGTCACTTGCTCTGGGAACTGACCTAACCACTCTTGGTTTAAATTTGAACTCATCAGAGAGTATTCACAAAAAGTTTGCATCTCCATGGTCTGAAGAGCCTGCCAAAGGAGAGCCTGAGTACAGCATCCCAACATGTTATTACGCTGAGCAACTTCTGGCACTGAAA CAaagttgtttttcaaaattccGGCCAGAGACGTTGTTTTATATTTTCTACAG ATACAACAGAGGATGGTTGTACCATAGAGAGCTTCGTTTGTGGCTTGCAAGGACAAAAAATATGGAGCCTCTTGTTAAGACGCCCACTTATGAGAGAGGGAGCTACTTTTCTTTTGATCCTAATACGTGGGAGACAGTGAGAAAG GATAACTTTGTTTTGCAGTACGACATGATTGAGAGAAGACCAGTGATTCCCCAGCAGTAG